The nucleotide sequence TGTTTGGCGTTTATTTCGCTTTATTTCTCGACTTGACTCCCCGCtcattttcttagtggagccctaataagGTCATCCTGTTTAGAAAACTTCGCcaatatggctgaaaagtgagcgatattaaaataaaattactacaagtagtaaatggtataaaacggcgaaaaatacctgcctcggcatggacttTGCCATCACGTGAATTACCCTCTGTTCATTGCATACATATGTTTTATTGCATAAAGCGAATTTACTTAGAAATGCTGATTTGTTAACAGGCGGGTCAAAGTCGAGATGGTGGATACCCGACGGGGAATATTGATTAGACCGATCTGTGCTTTGATGCGTCCGCTGGGGACAGCTCTGTGTAACCTCTATGAGTCTTTACTGGAAGACTACCGGACTGTTTgcttaattgagtcgcgttctgagaaaactgggcataatgcatgtgcgtagtgtcatcccagattagcctgtgcagtccgcacgggctaatcagggacgacattttcgcctaaataggatttttgctaagaagagacctcatgacttcattttaacgaaaaatgccatacaagcggaaagtgtcgtccctgattagcctgtgcggactgcacaggctaatctgggacgacacttaaagaacatgcattattcccagttttctcagaacatgactcaatgAATGTTTCAAACATTCTGCAGAACAACAAAAAGACACTCAGCTATTTAATATGTCCTTATAAAAGTTACTAAGAGAATCgcaaataaaattatgtaatgcATGACGCAATTGTATTTTGTAACCGCATACAAGGCACTCGGGAATTTTGAAGACACTACCATACAAGACTATCAGGATTGATACCTTGATATGGCCTCAAAAATGTTTACAAGCTAAATGCTGACGACcaacaacggacaaaaggcattCACAAAAGCTTTAAATGAGCACATTATGCTCAGGTTAGCTACAAATatgacttctagtgtgttaacaagttttGTCTTTTAATTGGACAACGGACAAAAGTCAATCACAAAAGCTTTAAATGAGCACATTGGGTTCAGGTTAGCTACAAATATGATTTCTAGTATGTTAACaagcttgttttttttaattggacCCAGTTTTCTAGTTTTTGACATAACGTGACCCAGCGTCACACTCATCTGAGACATCATTTGGGACAAATCCTATAAGTTTCTaaaaaattggacaataaatgtggcatcaagagtcagtgtggccataccacgtggtttgtgacgtcattttggctagcacgctaagtagaaatttgtcaacattggccccgcttagaaatttcaaatccacgtaagtatcttattatttactcttttttgacgaaataaagcgcaggctaagggaaaagttgagcactattcccggttatataaatatttgtcaccagatgagtagtttagtctatcattcgaggcaaattcctagtttttacgttacaatgcacgcaagcacgacaagcacatttgaaatcgtccaaaatatctgttttatattcctttttgcagtgaaccaatatgtgcggacgtgattaattccatataaaatgtgttttgtccgaaaaaattacctgaaaacaccacttaatgacatttataatgtacatcaacactttggctaacacgacaagcaacgaaattcaaggcaagcacggcaagtcgatattcggctagaacgactagttgttattaattatgtttctgaagcgatgttattgtttcataaaaaaataaaacgattaaaaatgttattattcCATTTTCATATAGTCACTCGCGGATAACAGGCTTATAAGtcgtgtttatttcatattatgccgAAAATTGACCTCCGATGCATTTAGATTCCAACTCaaactattgttaaaactttcaGGCACTTCTTCTATACAACCTCGAAAAAGAATGTGTACAAACTCGTTGGTCAATATAACGTCGATGGCAAAGGTGAAGATGAACCAAACATCAAGAGCTATTCCGATATTCGGTAATTTTGTTTGTCCGTAAAGCTTTTTTAGTCGTGCACAAACTGTattatggtaatacatgtaatatgtcCATTCggaatattttaagtaaaatttaaaagaaaaaaacacatgttatttcaactgaagtaatgtatttatttgtatttatttcaatattagtgACCACGAGTTTGACAACCCGGGGAGACTGCGCGTGAAACCGAAGGCAAAAGAGGCCAAAATGGACTCGAGTCGAAATGCCGTTGCCAGGGAAACTTTAGGTGTACGGTGGGACTGTGCGAGGAGAAACGAAAGCAAGTTATTGCCTACGTACAGAATTGGACTAGACATAGAAGAAATTTGATAAGAAATCGCCTTTCTGAAGAATTCCGTGTTTTAGTAGCTTGACTTGAGCGagatataaataattattcatgtgcatagtgttaTTTTTTTCCCGTATTTAAgttaattgtgtcgtgttctgagaaaactaggcataatgcttgtgcgcaaatttgtcatcccagattagcctgtgcagtgcgcacagactaatcaggggcgacattttctgcttttatggaatttttcgtttaaataatgtctcttcttagcgaaaatctggtttaggcggaaagtgtcgtccctgatcagcctgtgctgactgcacaggcaaatctgggacgacactttacgcggaaaatgtcgtcccttttAAGCCTGTGATGACTTCATAGGcaaatccgggacgacactttacgcaaatgcattatgcccagttttctcagtacacgacAAAATTGTGCTGAATATTTATCTCACTCAAATAAATGCTAATGGTATGTGTTTATTTTCGCCTTTGTGAATCCGATCATAATTGGTTGCAAATAATTGATTGAAGCTTTGAACAGCATTGATTCAAACGTTGTTTTAATAACTCTATTTTTGTCCAAAACTGTACAATATTTAAACTGCCCTAATTTAATACTCCATTTTATATTTCGGCATTAAGCATTGTGTGTCACATAGATAATTGAGAAATTGTGGATAAAAGCAAAGTATAATATGACACAAATGTTCAGTTGTCTTTGCTTTTTACGTTTGATTTGCTCAATGCAGTTAACAAACAACGAAGATTGTTCAagattttgtttcagaaattaacacaacgcagtgtatgtttaattaataattttaattaatgaaacaatgttaAATGGCATCATTGAATCACATGCAAATgacaatataaatcacaattgctataatataacagtagcgttaacaaaataataaaatacaataaaaagaaaagaaacgcAACAAGTTAACATCGTGGTATAAACAGATACGATTCACATCTTAATTATGCTTGAGATCTGATTATAAAGcattaatcacaattataaaattacattttaatcacaatacaaatcacaactgctataatataacagtagcattaacaaaacataaaaaaaaacaataaaaagtacaataaaaagtaaaaaaaaacgcaACAAGTAAACATCGTGGTATAAACAGATACGGTTCAAAAGTTAATTATGCTTGAGATCTGATGATTATGCTTTTATCGCAACAATTCAATCAcgggtaaatcacaaataaatcacGGGTAAATCACAAACAAGTAAAACCACTGTATACACGTCATTTGTGCTTTTGCCCAAAGTGCCTATACAGTGAACTTATGTGTTTATAGGCGGCTTTGCACACATGGCAAACGTGTGTGTTTTCCTCGCTGTGTGTTTTGAGATGTTCTCGGAGATGAGCCCGTGTTGTGGCCTTGTGGTTGCATATCTGGCACTCGATCTCTCGAGTGCGCTGTTCTCGGGCCATCTAAATCTACCTTCGTTGCGAATTCTTTTCCACAATAAAGGCAAAGATAGTTTTTCCGTCACCGTGTACATTGCACCTGTAAGCATTCATTAGCATAATAAGCACATGTATCCTACACGTACACTCTTTGctacttatttacaataattaaccAGTTAATGATTTGGGAAATGTGTATCTTATACATCTATAACGCGTTTTTGTTAAGACTGTTTATCACAGCTTTCTAAAGATAATGTTTATGTAGTGAAACTGCAATGTACACAATTCGAAATGTTTAGAATCGCAAGTAAAATAAGACAGCCGACTGTGATTTTTCTACTGACTAAAAGCGCTATATGATAATGACCTGTGTCTTTGTAATTGTCGTCTTGATGAAAACCCAACGCCGCAACAGTTAAAGGTTAACATCCCAGCGTGTGTTCTTTCATGGTAAACCAAATAGCGCCTGTGCTTGTACCCCTCTGGCGCATATGGCACAAATATATCGCTCTTCGGTCGTCATCATGTGTAtctaaaaacatcaaatatgttaattgaaataaataattatgcatttgttattatgtattCACCGTGCTGTCACCATTAGAGTATTACAATCATATAATGTATTTGTCATGTGTGTTACCGTTTCAAATATCTCATCTACTTAGCcataaataattacaagacaacGGCGCATTACTAAATCTAcattttacaacaatttaaaacattgttaacaacagTATAGTTTAATCCTTGCAATGGCCTTAACAGTTGGAAAGAACATGGACATAACCTACAGTATGATTAATCGAAAGTCAAGCTAACTGCAACTCAGATCGATATATCACGTGTTATTAATCTATGTGTGCATTGGGTATTGCTTTATCAAAACGTACATCACTATGCTTCTAATCAAATATTACTTATGTAATCCTACCAAAAATACAAGTGCTAACATACGTCAGCATCTGTCACTTAAGGATAAAACGATCAAAGGAACATGTGTTGATATGTTGCgtcaaatgttgcattttatatcaATAAGATCGGcttattgtcgacctgaaatggcccacaagtcggCCGGGGTGACTAAATGCCTATTCATGTCACccttgggtgacttcaagccgacgctagtcatcaCCGGGTGACTataatcggcttcatgtcaccccagggtgacatgaatcggcgtcTAGTCACCCCGGTTGACAAAAGTCATCATagtgtgacatgaatcggcttctagtcacccccggatgacttgtgggccattttaGGTCGAAAATGACACAATGAGCATCAGTTCGATTTAACGATGGTTGAGTTATTGTGGACTGTTCATCGAAATcaaaaaatttaattgaaacctGACTCCAAAAGGGTGTGTCAGACATTCGCCACATTTAGTTGGAACTTTTTTCAGACATATAGTATCTCTGTTACATTCCGAGGATTGTTCTCGgtgaaagtttcaaatttgtttatAGCACTTGTGCAAGACAGCATCGCAGTTATTGTCCGacattatatttttgtgtttactGTGCCGGACcaagaaaatgttttgaaattctaaTTAAATTTGTGTGTATTACCACAACAATAACATCGCTTcagaaacataattaataacaactAGTCGTTCTAGCTGAATATCGACTTGccgtgcttgccttgaatttcgttgcttgtcgtgttagccaaagtgttgatgtacattagaaatgtcattaagtggtgttttcaggtaattttttcggacaaaacacattttatatggaattaatcacgtccgcacatattggttaactgcaaaaaggaatataaaacagatattttggacgatttcaaatgtgcttgtcgtgcttgcgtgcattgtaacgtaaaaactaggaatttgccttgaatgatagactaaactactcatctggtgacaaatatttatataaccgggaatagtgctcaTCTTTTCCcttagcctgcgctttatttcgtcaaaaaagagtaaataataagatacttacgtggatttgaaatttctaagcggggccaatgttgacaaatttctacttagcgtgctagccaaaatgacgtcacaaaccacgtggtatggccacactgagAGTGATAACAACGCAAATGTTGACGACAGGTGAcaaaaaaggcgatcacaaaagctcaccatgatcagattgtgctcaggtgagcttaaaagatAAACTTTATGTTTTTAAATGCAGTAATGGCAAAATGTGCATATAGCTAATAATTTGAGTATTGACCTTAGCATTGCATAAACTATGATACAGGCTTTGCACCAAACATGGAGTTACCATAGTATGAACATTTATGGcaagttatttttaattatcCCTCGAATGATAAAGGTTCAGTCTGCAAAAAATGTATATGAGGTATAAGTTTGACCTAGAATTTTGACGCACCGTCTTCACATAAATAACTGTTGTGATAAACTATTTCATACAAGCATGATGAACAGTTCAACTAACAGACAAGCTGCATAACACCgagatttgacctttgacttataCCTTTGAACTTGACTTTTGAGCTATGGGCACAAATTTGAGATGCGAAACCGACAGGTAAATATTTTCagcttaacatttaaaataatatttgataaagTTACAGTCTGAACAAGATGcaaaaaaacaaaagtttaaaccCATCCTTCTGATCCAAATATATTGAGAACATGGGCTGgacaattatgtttttaattacatACAAAAACACAAGATACAGCCTGAagtcatacattttatttaattaattatacacacattataaataagTGATACTTGACACAAAATTAAGAAATTAAAGCAAGACCAGTGCACCAATCATGCACAAGTGTTGACCTGAAATAATACTAAAAACTCTGTGCACAATAGGCATTTAAGTaatacataaaaagaaaaattgaCCAAAGGTCTTGCACTGGACATTGTTTGGCAATACATGTCAGTCAGTGTGTAAGGACGAAATTCCTTTTTTACCATTATCATTGtgaacacaaatacattttatgatcTGACTTAGAGAAAATAGTATAATTGTTCACATAAAAAATCAGGGAATTAACATGATTAACATCAGTGTAAAACCTGCATATGGTCtattggaaatattttaatatctcttaaaaatgacattttcaatGAAATAGTGTTGTTCTTTTTCACTTTAAAGAACTTTTGTACGTAcagattttattttgtaaacattattAGGTTCGTTGTTACCTAAATTTCACTAAAATTTCATTCTTGTGTTTCATAGCAAAGGTTGTTGGAAACACATTACAGCCATGAACAGGTTAACAAATCCTGCATtctgtttgcaaaatataaagagaaaattGCATTAACAAAAGGAcatcataattataatttgttAGCATGAAATATTCCAATATACAAATCAGTTGAAAACGTTTAACTGCAAGTAGTGTAAATCAATCTGCATGAAGTGAATATCTGAAAATGAACACCTGTTGCGTAAACGTTATCATATTGTACTTATAGCCTCACACTTGAAATTTGCATTAAACTTGGTTTAGTTATACATTATAGTTCAACCCTTCAACATTGTTTTAAACCTCGTCAAGATATACAAACAGCATAACACTCAAAAATTCTGTTCAACTTTAAGTTTATACACATACAGCATAACACTTGAAAATTATCAACACTTTGTTAGGCTATACGTATACCATAACACTTGAAAATTTTCAACACTCTGATTAGTTATACGTATACCATAACACTTGAAAACTGTCAAAACTTTGTCAAGTTATACATATACCATAACACTTGAAATTTCAAAACTTTGTCAAGTTATACATATACCATAACACTTGAAAATTATCAAAACTTTGTCAAGTTATACATATACCATAACACTTGAAATTTCAAAACTTTGTCAAgttatacatatacaataacactCGAAAATTGTCAAAACGTTATCAAGTTATACATATACCATAACGCTTGAAAATTGTCAAAACGTTATCAAGCTATACATATACCATAACACTTGAAAATGGTTTTTAAACGTCAACAAGTTACGCATAACACTTGAATAATGTTTTCAATTCCATCAAGCCACAGAAGAAAGACTCTTGATATATACACCCAGTTCAGTTTTTCCAAAACTAGTTTCACTATGTCCCTTACTTCTGTTTGTCTGTTCACAGGTCATCTTGCATCAAAGACAATCACTGTATGAAGGTCAAGGAAAAATAAGCAATAcgtttttttaagtttgttaagTTTTTTGTCGTCTTTAACAGCATTTCAGTAATATCACAGCTGTTTTgtactattaatattttttctaaatAAGCTGGTGTCCAACTTCTGAGTACACATACCAAAAGCTGAGACCTAGTATTCATAAACcctttcttagacttaagaaGTACGAATATTCTTATactcaacaagagcaccgcataacgggtgccaacactcggctgcgggtgcagttttgaataaaagaaagattgtcagaaattttttaattttttttagaggtcacagtgaccttgacctttgacctagtgacccaaaaatgggtgtggcgtgtagaactcatcaaggtgcacctacatatgaagtttcaaagttgtaggtggaatcgctttgattttagagacaaatgtcaaggttttagcacgaccagGATGGCGGACAGCGAGCTGGCTAataggctatgacaatacctcgggttttctcagaaaacagcagagctaaaaaaaATACCTAGAGTTTGCATGTATACATTATGATCACCAATTAACGATTGCTAATTTAGTAGCAAActtgcatataatatatattattggaAAGCTGTCACCTTTTCCAACTAAATTTTAACCcttttttatattattctttAACTAATTATCATGTATTTATAACTGAAAAAAAATAGCAATGTTAAATGTAAAAGCTAATTACTAAATTGTTAATTTTACAGAGTATGTCATACCTGGaacatatttttagttttaaatttcAGAGTCTTGACAGCTGATTTGTGACCAGTAGTCTGCATTAAGCTAATCAAAAGGATACTTCTTTTTGTACGCTTTTTGTACATGATTCTGTAACCACATTCTCGACATCTGATTGGGTCTCTGGCTTTGATTTCATTCTCCATGTGGCActctgaaaatatattaaaataaaaacattacacaGAGGATTATTTGGAAGATGGGGCTACAATGATGTATTAAAAAGCCCCTTCACAAAGTGGATTAAAATGCACTTTAAATCAATGATGCCCCCACCCTCCAAAACTAGAATCAAGGTGAAGGTCAGGTGATTTTCAGCGTTCATAGTTAATATCAAAGATTTGTAGAATGAAGTATTGACGTTAGAAAAAATGCATCTATTTTGGTTTACCAAGAATTTGAAACTTTGAGGTTAGGGTGTGCTGATGGAACACATCAATGCAAGTACATGTATCAAAGCTGTTATGGAAGCATTATTAATGTGAAACAGGTCATTTTGGGCTAACCTTGAACAGACAGACGAATCATCAAATTCAACGTATCATTTAAAATCTGGTTAAGCCGTAagcataaacaagagcaccgcataacgggtgccaacgctcggctgcaggtgcagttttgttttaaataaatgcaagattgtcagattatttttttttaagaggtaacagtgaccttgacctttgacctagtgagccaaaaatgggtgtggcatgtagaactcattaaggtgcatccaCATacgaagtttaaaagttgtaggtggaagcactatcaGGGTTCATACAGGTTTTCTtgaatgaaattcaagcactttttaagcacttttgaaaggaaaaaaatccaaattcacgCACTTTTTTATTCCAACatactgaaaaatgtatattattttagtgtccaatactgacaacatttttcTCTAAATTGGTCCCTTTTTGCTTAACATTCTTTGTGACttacaacagtctgcactaccTTGATACCataacaactgttttaatcaaaagtaagatatttcattatgataattTAGTACCTTAATTGAccaaaggcattacacataccaaaacaaaacccgttatttgtattgaatatgtattctaaatgttcacTCTTCTGGTGACTTTACAACGCGGATTCCCCCATACTAGCCATCTCTATCTGTTCTGCATACTTAGAATTGGGGTTGTCAATAACCCAAGGGTACTTCAAAAACAACCCTTtctgaacaagagggccaagatggccctagttcgctcacctgagaggagttggttcattcaatctttaccaaacatcaaacttgacctagatattgtccagacaaacatcctggttaagtttcatcattatttcatctgtgagtcatgatcaatatacctatgaagtttcatgatcctaggcgtaagcattcttgagttatcatccagaaaccatttttctaagttgagtcaccgtgaccttgacagccattgtgtgaatacgttatttggcactgtgactatgacctttgacctgataatcaattggggtcatctgcaagtcatgatcaataaacctatgaagtttcatgaacctaggcataagcgttattgagttatcatccagaaaccattttactatttcaggtcaccatgaccttgacctttgacctagtgacctgaaaatcaataggggtcatctgcgagtcatgattattgtacctatgaagtttcataatcctaggcataagcgttcttgagttattatccagaaaccattttactatttcaggtcacccgaccttgacctttaccctagtcacctgaaaatcaataggggtcatcttcgagtcatgatcaatgtacctatgaagtttcatgatcctaggcataagcgttattgagttatcatctggaaaccattttactatttcgggtcaccgtgaccttgacctttgacctagtgacctgaaaatcaataggggtcatctacgagtcatgatcaatgtacctatgaagtttcatgatcccaggcctaagcgttctagagttatcatccggaaaccattttactattttgggtcatcgtgaccttgacctttgacctagtgacctaataaaatcaataggggtcatcaacgagttatgatcaatgtacctatgaagtttcatgatcctaggcctaagcgttcttgagttatcatccagaaaccattttactatttcgggtcatcgtgactttgacctattgacctgaaaatcaataggggttatctgcgagtcatgatcaatgtagctatgaagtttcatgatcctagacataagcgttcttgagttatcatcctgaaaccattttactgctttgggtaaccatgaccttgagctttgacataatgacctgaaaatcaataggggtcatctgcgagccatgatcaatgtatctatgaagtttcatgatcctaggcatacgtgttcttgagttatcatccggaaaccattttactatttcgggtcatcatgaccttgacctttgacctagtgacctaaaaatcaataagagtcatctgtgagtcatgatcaatgtacctatgaagtttcatgatccttggcataagcgctcgaGTTATttttcggaaaccatctggtggacggacggaccgacatgagcaaagaatatactccctcttcttcgaaaagggggggggggggcataatgagaaaactgcccccctcccagaagccatgttattcaactgactggaaccatttttgaactcaactcttgtatcaaggaaacaaatgttctgagtaaattttatgaaaattgggccaaaaatgtgacttctactgtgttcacatgttttcactatatacatatagagaaaaatgccccgcccactggcagccatgttttttcaccaatcccgaccattttcaaactcgtccttGATATCAATAaatccaatgttttgaccaactttcatgatgattgggcaaaaattgtgacttctagagtgtttacaaggtttctctatagccaaatagggaaaactgccactatatacatatagagaaaaataccccgcccactggcggccatgtttttcaccgatctcgaccattttcgaactcgtccgagacatcagttgaaccaatgttttgaccaactttcatgatgattgggcaaaaattgtgacttctagagtgtttacaaggtttctctatagccaaataaggaaaactgccccgcccactggcggccatgtttttcaatggatcggaaccacttttgaactcaaccaagatatcattaagacaaacattttgacaaagtaacatgaagattgaacataaaatgtgacttctacagtgtttacaaggtttttcttt is from Dreissena polymorpha isolate Duluth1 chromosome 14, UMN_Dpol_1.0, whole genome shotgun sequence and encodes:
- the LOC127857738 gene encoding DNA-directed RNA polymerases I, II, and III subunit RPABC4-like → MFYVTVTRAFARKKTTMETPRPEGDVAPVKQQTMIYICGECHMENEIKARDPIRCRECGYRIMYKKRTKRMIVFDAR